The following are encoded in a window of Microbacterium sp. LWO13-1.2 genomic DNA:
- a CDS encoding NAD(P)H-dependent oxidoreductase encodes MSATRPTVHWIYAHPQENSFNARLFRDGREALSRDYDVQTTDLYRQRFDPVLAAPDLGDPQGREGNVVDLMGEAYAEGQVPSDVSEEQRKLQAADLVVLQFPLWWYGPPAILKGWFDRVLTNGFAYGPLDPHTGLPLRYGDGLLAGRRALVIVTAGEDDRSLGERGVSGDVDSLLFPLTHGTLWYTGIEPLDLHVVHDADGLESTGVDHESARLVERLSGIRAESPSTPYRRLRDGEYHGTRALRADLLPGRTDLGIHRVPIG; translated from the coding sequence GTGTCCGCAACGCGCCCGACCGTCCACTGGATCTACGCACACCCCCAGGAGAACTCGTTCAACGCCCGGCTGTTCCGTGACGGGCGGGAGGCGCTGTCGCGCGACTACGACGTGCAGACGACCGACCTCTATCGCCAGCGGTTCGATCCTGTGCTCGCGGCCCCGGATCTGGGCGACCCGCAGGGGAGGGAAGGCAACGTCGTCGACCTCATGGGCGAGGCGTATGCCGAGGGGCAGGTGCCGTCCGATGTGAGCGAGGAGCAGCGCAAGCTTCAGGCAGCCGATCTCGTCGTGCTCCAGTTCCCGCTGTGGTGGTACGGACCCCCGGCGATCCTCAAGGGGTGGTTCGATCGCGTGCTGACCAACGGGTTCGCCTACGGTCCGCTCGACCCGCACACCGGTCTGCCTCTGCGCTACGGCGACGGCCTGCTCGCCGGGCGCCGTGCCCTCGTGATCGTGACGGCCGGTGAGGACGACCGTTCCCTCGGAGAACGGGGCGTGAGCGGAGACGTGGACTCGTTGCTGTTCCCGCTCACCCATGGCACCCTCTGGTACACCGGGATCGAGCCGCTCGACCTGCACGTCGTCCACGACGCCGACGGGTTGGAGTCGACGGGGGTCGATCACGAGAGCGCGCGGCTGGTCGAACGGCTCTCCGGGATCCGCGCCGAATCGCCGAGCACCCCCTACCGCCGACTCCGCGACGGCGAGTACCACGGCACCCGAGCACTCCGAGCGGATCTGCTTCCCGGTCGCACCGACCTCGGTATCCATCGCGTCCCGATCGGCTGA
- a CDS encoding helix-turn-helix domain-containing protein encodes MSTRAPRSDARANRAGILAAASETLAHDPHASVDVIARSAGLSRRTLYGHFDDRDALIRELIANGAQRFNAIAESVTDADSRLALARLAARLWQEAAHVQVAAALALDEAHVEHTAAALAPLRRAVAALVTRGQGDGSFRTDLAAPTLARLIEEMARTVVARTDAASAGAASLAVRVVLSIAGLSWHEADELLAAHPDISVDA; translated from the coding sequence ATGTCCACCCGTGCACCCCGCAGCGATGCCAGAGCGAACCGCGCCGGCATCCTCGCCGCCGCGAGCGAGACGCTCGCCCACGACCCCCATGCTTCGGTCGATGTGATCGCCCGCAGCGCCGGTCTCTCGCGCCGCACCCTGTACGGACACTTCGACGACCGCGACGCTCTCATCCGAGAGCTCATCGCCAACGGAGCCCAGCGCTTCAACGCCATCGCCGAGTCCGTCACTGACGCCGACTCCCGACTCGCCCTCGCGCGCCTCGCCGCACGCCTCTGGCAGGAGGCCGCGCACGTGCAGGTCGCCGCCGCGCTCGCACTCGACGAGGCCCATGTCGAGCACACCGCCGCGGCGCTCGCCCCGCTGCGGCGCGCCGTCGCCGCTCTGGTCACCCGTGGGCAGGGTGACGGCAGCTTCCGCACCGACCTGGCCGCCCCGACGCTCGCGCGGCTCATCGAAGAGATGGCCCGCACCGTCGTCGCTCGCACCGATGCGGCGAGCGCGGGCGCCGCAAGCCTCGCCGTCCGCGTCGTGCTCTCGATCGCCGGGCTGTCCTGGCACGAGGCCGACGAGCTCCTCGCCGCACACCCCGACATCAGCGTCGACGCATGA
- a CDS encoding YhgE/Pip domain-containing protein codes for MMSPIDGHMPNAWSVFRRDVRRLARVSKAWIIIIGVIVTPSLYAWFNIVAFWDPYANTQNVSVAIVNQDDGATSDLTGDIDVGGELVSQLKENDQLGWEFMDEDDAMDAVRSGRSYAAIVIPEDFSRDFISITSGEFTRPVLRYFVNEKANAIAPKITDVGASTLDTQINSTFVSVVAEAVTGQLKDAGEDAEGRLGDARDTTVTALDDAVGKVSTARQGITRLQTGLTDAQTRLDGAVSTLGEVDNTLGEVQSAVAQAQTIAAEAQQELLTFTDKVTSAYVSGATLFADASSKMNASIATLSTSLRQANVAVGSAIDDLSAVIKANGTALGELQAVLDKTDPGSAAAQQLSKAIDDLKERNAADQQVLDQLKQLNSDVSSTIDSVKAAANTVNTAVGTAATSAGTIRDALMQSVPELNRAMSALSSSADAFSSALGAQRTQVTQAQNLLTGMRTQLAATAEALTALDGNLVTAQSGLGGVRTDVLALSAADIWNRLSTISGLDAEQIAQFMASPVEVHENVLFPTKAYGSAMAALFTNLSLWIGAFVLMVIMRLEVDTEGVEGVSVRQAYLGRWMLLASIAVFQAVLVCVGNLVIGVQTANPFAFVGTGVLIGLAYLSIIYALSVCFGYVGKGLCILLVIFQIPGASGLYPIEMMPDFFRGLYPFLPFTYGIDALRETISGFCDGHYWQFMGALAVFVVLAFTLGLFLRRRLGNFALLFNSRLAESHLLVSEDVQITGRRRTPEIIRALTDGDGYRAEVAQRVRRFSDRYPTLLRLTLIVGVAVMALLGLVAWLLPEAKVTMLGLWALWCLILIAVLVALEYVKQSIQQAAEVGEMPEADLRDALAVEIGRDALLLPVSHDATDAATSTARTAVLERPHVVADDTAVLEDLFANDPDPTPDKDDAEELATQPVAEQAESDAGLPGESADDGPSGHEGADLDDTEDDTKRPDDGPDQERQERE; via the coding sequence ATGATGTCGCCGATCGACGGCCACATGCCCAACGCCTGGAGCGTCTTCCGGCGCGACGTGCGCCGACTGGCCCGCGTGAGCAAGGCGTGGATCATCATCATCGGCGTCATCGTGACGCCCTCCCTCTACGCGTGGTTCAACATCGTCGCCTTCTGGGACCCGTACGCGAACACCCAGAACGTCAGCGTCGCGATCGTGAACCAGGACGACGGAGCGACATCGGATCTGACCGGTGACATCGACGTGGGCGGCGAACTCGTCAGCCAGCTCAAGGAGAACGACCAGCTCGGCTGGGAGTTCATGGACGAGGACGACGCGATGGACGCCGTCCGGAGCGGGCGGAGCTACGCGGCGATCGTCATCCCCGAGGATTTCAGCCGCGACTTCATCAGCATCACGAGCGGCGAGTTCACGCGCCCCGTCCTGCGGTACTTCGTCAACGAGAAGGCGAACGCCATCGCCCCGAAGATCACCGATGTCGGCGCCTCGACGCTCGACACCCAGATCAACAGCACCTTCGTGTCGGTGGTCGCCGAGGCCGTCACCGGGCAGCTGAAGGATGCCGGTGAAGACGCCGAAGGCCGACTGGGCGATGCCCGCGACACCACCGTCACGGCCCTCGATGACGCCGTCGGCAAGGTCAGCACCGCACGCCAGGGCATCACCAGACTGCAGACCGGGCTCACCGATGCGCAGACCAGGCTCGACGGCGCCGTGTCGACGCTGGGCGAGGTCGACAACACGCTCGGCGAGGTGCAGAGCGCCGTCGCCCAGGCCCAGACCATCGCCGCCGAGGCGCAGCAGGAACTGCTCACCTTCACCGACAAGGTGACATCCGCCTACGTCTCGGGGGCCACCCTGTTCGCCGACGCGTCCTCGAAGATGAACGCCTCGATCGCGACCCTGTCGACCAGCCTGCGACAGGCGAACGTCGCGGTGGGTTCTGCGATCGATGACCTCTCCGCCGTGATCAAGGCCAACGGCACAGCGCTCGGCGAGCTGCAGGCCGTCCTCGACAAGACCGATCCCGGCTCCGCGGCAGCCCAACAGCTCAGCAAGGCGATCGACGACCTGAAAGAACGCAACGCCGCCGACCAGCAGGTGCTCGACCAGCTGAAGCAACTGAACAGCGACGTCTCGAGCACGATCGATTCGGTCAAGGCGGCCGCGAACACGGTCAATACCGCCGTGGGCACCGCCGCGACCTCGGCGGGCACCATCCGCGATGCGCTCATGCAGAGCGTCCCCGAACTCAACCGTGCGATGTCGGCGCTGTCCTCCAGTGCGGATGCGTTCTCGTCAGCCCTGGGCGCACAGCGCACCCAGGTGACGCAGGCACAGAACCTGCTGACCGGCATGAGGACTCAGCTCGCGGCGACCGCCGAGGCACTCACCGCCCTCGACGGCAACCTCGTCACCGCGCAGTCCGGACTGGGCGGTGTGCGCACCGATGTGCTGGCGCTCAGCGCCGCCGACATCTGGAATCGGCTCAGCACGATCAGCGGACTGGATGCCGAACAGATCGCGCAGTTCATGGCCTCCCCTGTCGAGGTGCACGAGAACGTCCTGTTCCCCACGAAGGCCTACGGCTCGGCGATGGCCGCCCTGTTCACCAACCTGTCGCTGTGGATCGGCGCGTTCGTGCTGATGGTCATCATGCGTCTCGAGGTCGACACCGAGGGTGTGGAAGGCGTCTCCGTGCGGCAAGCGTATTTGGGACGCTGGATGCTGCTGGCATCGATCGCCGTGTTCCAGGCCGTGCTCGTCTGCGTGGGCAACCTGGTCATCGGCGTCCAGACGGCGAACCCGTTCGCGTTCGTCGGGACCGGTGTGCTCATCGGCCTGGCCTATCTCAGCATCATCTACGCGCTGTCGGTGTGCTTCGGCTACGTCGGCAAGGGACTCTGCATCCTGCTGGTGATCTTCCAGATCCCGGGAGCATCCGGGCTCTACCCGATCGAGATGATGCCGGACTTCTTCCGCGGGCTGTACCCGTTCCTGCCGTTCACCTACGGCATCGACGCACTCCGTGAGACCATCAGCGGCTTCTGCGACGGCCACTACTGGCAGTTCATGGGAGCGCTCGCCGTCTTCGTCGTGCTGGCATTCACACTCGGGCTGTTCCTGCGTCGACGGCTGGGGAACTTCGCGCTTCTGTTCAACAGCCGGCTGGCGGAGAGCCACCTGCTGGTGAGCGAGGACGTGCAGATCACCGGTCGCCGCCGGACGCCGGAGATCATCCGCGCACTGACCGACGGCGACGGCTACCGCGCCGAGGTCGCCCAACGCGTTCGACGGTTCTCCGACCGGTACCCGACCCTGCTGCGACTCACGCTGATCGTGGGGGTCGCCGTCATGGCGCTGCTCGGCCTCGTCGCCTGGCTGCTCCCGGAAGCGAAGGTGACGATGCTCGGCCTGTGGGCACTGTGGTGCCTGATCCTCATCGCCGTCCTGGTCGCGCTCGAGTACGTCAAGCAGAGCATCCAGCAAGCCGCCGAAGTGGGGGAGATGCCGGAGGCCGATCTGCGCGATGCGCTGGCCGTCGAGATCGGGCGCGATGCGCTTCTTCTCCCCGTGTCTCACGACGCAACCGACGCCGCGACCTCGACCGCGCGCACCGCCGTGCTCGAGCGGCCGCACGTGGTCGCCGACGACACCGCCGTTCTGGAAGATCTCTTCGCGAACGATCCCGACCCGACACCGGACAAGGACGACGCCGAGGAGCTTGCGACCCAACCGGTCGCGGAACAGGCGGAGTCGGATGCCGGGCTCCCCGGCGAATCCGCCGACGATGGGCCCTCCGGACACGAAGGCGCCGATCTCGACGACACGGAAGACGACACGAAGCGGCCGGACGATGGCCCCGATCAGGAACGGCAGGAGCGCGAATGA
- a CDS encoding MFS transporter, with protein sequence MIPLLLGILIGALAISSMSTALPAIRGDLTLSDSGALWLVDVYALSLAATLIIAARIGDAFGRKRIVLLGLAGFAVLNAVGGFAQDGMLLVVVRALLGVAEAFVVAGVVATIGAQYHARQRVLAYGLWTATFGAGSALGPVLGGLVTEGPGWRWLLLGSVPLAVVAGVLAIWLVPDSRSSRPPSWDILSIVSSIVALGALVFALHEVLAAPLAAGIAGLVAVVTLVFFIRRQRTLREPLIDMRLFRVPGFSPAIVRIVASGGVSTASVLLVSLHLQDARGYSAAEAGIAILPQAVAIALGGVLAPLFLRWLTSPALTVLALMVQGAGLAWLATGVDLVAIPLVLVGVGFGIAATLAATTLFDVTTDDDAGQVGAIQEVGFALGGGLGIAVLGTIASIVGHRGFIVALLLATGMVVAAALLPLWRRAPKPSVRESR encoded by the coding sequence ATGATCCCGCTGCTTCTCGGCATCCTGATCGGCGCGCTCGCGATCAGCAGCATGTCGACAGCGCTTCCGGCGATCCGAGGCGACCTCACCCTCAGTGACAGCGGCGCTCTCTGGCTCGTCGACGTCTATGCGCTCTCTCTCGCCGCGACGCTGATCATCGCCGCGCGGATCGGCGACGCGTTCGGGCGCAAACGGATCGTGCTCCTCGGGCTCGCCGGCTTCGCAGTGCTCAACGCCGTGGGCGGGTTCGCCCAGGACGGGATGCTGCTGGTCGTGGTGCGGGCTCTGCTGGGCGTCGCCGAGGCCTTCGTCGTGGCCGGCGTCGTGGCCACGATCGGAGCGCAGTATCACGCACGCCAGCGCGTGCTGGCGTACGGGCTGTGGACCGCGACCTTCGGCGCAGGCAGCGCTCTGGGTCCGGTGCTCGGCGGACTCGTCACGGAGGGTCCAGGGTGGCGCTGGCTATTGCTGGGCAGCGTGCCGCTCGCGGTCGTCGCCGGCGTGCTCGCGATCTGGCTCGTTCCTGATTCCCGCAGCTCGCGGCCACCGTCGTGGGACATCCTCAGCATCGTGTCGTCGATCGTCGCCCTCGGGGCTCTCGTCTTCGCCCTGCACGAGGTGCTCGCGGCTCCGCTCGCCGCGGGCATCGCAGGACTCGTCGCGGTCGTGACGCTCGTGTTCTTCATCCGCCGCCAGCGCACCCTGCGCGAACCCCTCATCGACATGCGACTCTTCCGAGTGCCCGGGTTCAGCCCTGCCATCGTGCGCATCGTGGCGAGCGGCGGTGTGTCGACGGCATCCGTGCTCCTGGTGAGTCTGCACCTGCAGGATGCCAGGGGGTACAGCGCGGCCGAAGCCGGGATCGCGATCCTTCCGCAGGCGGTGGCGATCGCGCTCGGCGGGGTGCTCGCACCCCTGTTCCTCCGATGGCTGACGTCACCAGCGCTGACAGTGCTGGCGCTCATGGTGCAGGGGGCGGGACTCGCCTGGCTCGCGACAGGGGTCGATCTCGTTGCGATCCCGCTCGTGCTGGTCGGGGTGGGGTTCGGGATCGCGGCCACGCTCGCCGCGACGACCCTCTTCGACGTGACGACCGACGACGACGCCGGCCAGGTCGGGGCGATCCAGGAGGTCGGCTTCGCCCTCGGCGGCGGCCTCGGAATCGCCGTGCTCGGCACGATCGCCTCGATCGTCGGGCATCGCGGCTTCATCGTCGCGCTCCTCCTTGCCACCGGGATGGTCGTCGCCGCAGCGCTCCTGCCGCTCTGGAGGCGCGCGCCCAAGCCCTCTGTCCGCGAATCCCGCTGA
- a CDS encoding helix-turn-helix domain-containing protein, translating to MREKTERIIRDWADACDAEVSIAVLGGAWKPSILSLLGQHEVLRFGELSRLLDEPTARVLTRQLRELEDDGLVIRTVYRQVPPKVEYRLSDLGRGAMPLVDALTSWGGRYAAHQRRELARTAAEPELLVELEAADAR from the coding sequence ATGAGGGAGAAAACGGAGCGCATCATCCGGGACTGGGCAGACGCGTGCGACGCCGAGGTCTCGATCGCGGTGCTCGGCGGGGCCTGGAAGCCCAGCATCCTCAGCCTTCTCGGCCAGCACGAGGTGCTGCGGTTCGGCGAGCTCAGCAGGCTGCTCGACGAGCCGACCGCTCGCGTGCTGACCCGACAGCTGCGCGAGCTGGAAGACGACGGGCTCGTCATCCGCACTGTCTATCGGCAGGTCCCACCCAAGGTCGAGTACCGGCTGAGCGACCTCGGCCGGGGGGCGATGCCGCTCGTCGACGCGCTGACGAGCTGGGGCGGTCGCTACGCCGCGCACCAGCGACGCGAGCTGGCACGGACGGCAGCCGAGCCCGAGCTGCTCGTCGAACTCGAGGCCGCCGACGCGCGCTGA
- a CDS encoding alpha/beta hydrolase, translating to MTDVTLRPPFDPELEAALALIGDQIPPTLTAEMIPLLRQAPVGGSDETLQVLADRGFTWRDVTIAGHEGGEIIVTVIEKEGRTGTGPGFFHTHGGGMIIGNRWLGVVGFLDWAERYNGAIVTVEYRLAPEFPDPYPVEDCYAGLVWTAENAAELGVDPNRLLIGGASAGGGLAAGTALLARDRKGPALIGQLLICPMLDDRDSTVSAQQIDGIGVWDRGSNLTGWTALLGDRRGSADVTVYASPARATDLSGLPPAFIDCGSAEVFRDEDVAYATKLWKDGVQAELHVWAGGFHGFDMFAPHAAVSQATAAARDNWVNRLLG from the coding sequence ATGACTGACGTCACTCTTCGCCCGCCCTTCGATCCCGAACTCGAGGCGGCTCTCGCGCTCATCGGCGACCAGATCCCTCCCACCCTGACAGCGGAGATGATCCCGCTGCTCCGGCAGGCGCCCGTCGGCGGTTCGGACGAGACGCTGCAGGTGCTCGCCGATCGCGGCTTCACCTGGCGCGACGTCACCATCGCCGGTCATGAGGGTGGAGAGATCATCGTCACGGTGATCGAGAAGGAGGGGCGCACGGGGACCGGTCCCGGCTTCTTCCACACGCACGGCGGCGGCATGATCATCGGCAACCGTTGGCTCGGAGTCGTCGGCTTCCTCGATTGGGCGGAGCGGTACAACGGGGCGATCGTGACGGTCGAGTACCGGCTCGCACCGGAGTTCCCCGATCCCTACCCGGTCGAGGACTGCTATGCCGGATTGGTCTGGACCGCGGAGAACGCCGCAGAACTCGGAGTCGATCCGAACCGGTTGCTGATCGGCGGCGCAAGCGCGGGCGGTGGGCTGGCCGCCGGCACGGCCCTGCTCGCTCGGGACCGGAAGGGGCCGGCGCTGATCGGGCAGCTGCTCATCTGCCCGATGCTCGACGACCGCGACTCGACAGTATCGGCGCAGCAGATCGACGGCATCGGTGTCTGGGACCGAGGGTCGAATCTCACGGGCTGGACCGCACTGCTCGGAGACCGCCGCGGCTCCGCGGACGTCACGGTGTACGCCTCGCCGGCGAGGGCGACCGATCTCTCCGGACTTCCTCCCGCGTTCATCGACTGCGGCAGCGCCGAGGTCTTCCGCGATGAGGATGTGGCCTACGCGACGAAGCTCTGGAAGGACGGGGTGCAGGCCGAACTGCACGTCTGGGCCGGCGGCTTCCACGGGTTCGACATGTTCGCACCCCACGCCGCCGTGTCGCAGGCGACCGCCGCTGCGCGCGACAACTGGGTGAACCGCCTGCTCGGTTGA
- the argG gene encoding argininosuccinate synthase — protein sequence MSKVLQSLPVGERVGIAFSGGLDTSVAVAWMREKGAVPFTYTGDLGQPDEGDIESIPGRALEYGAEAARLIDCKTALVEEGFVALACGAFHIRSGGKTYFNTTPLGRAVTGTLLVRAMKEDGVDIWGDGSTYKGNDIERFYRYGLLANPRLRIYKPWLDADFVTELGGRKEMSDWLVAHDFPYRDSAEKAYSTDANIWGATHEAKTLEHLDVSLETVDPIMGVKFWDPSVAIETEDVTVTFEKGRPVALNGVEYSDPVALVLEANTIGGRHGLGMSDQIENRIIEAKSRGIYEAPAMALLFIAYERLVNGILNEDTLATYHEQGRRLGRLMYEGRWLEPQSLMLRESIQRWAGSTISGTVTIRLRRGDDWTILDTVSPNLSYGPEKLSMERVGDAAFGPVDRIGQLTMRNLDIADSRARLEQYAGLGLVGGATAELVGRVTAGESGEITEAVHGSISEADESLADAVDTASEGAAFDSGTD from the coding sequence ATGTCCAAGGTCCTCCAGTCCCTGCCCGTCGGCGAGCGCGTCGGCATCGCTTTCTCGGGGGGCCTCGACACCTCCGTGGCCGTCGCGTGGATGCGCGAGAAGGGCGCGGTGCCCTTCACCTATACGGGCGACCTCGGCCAGCCCGACGAGGGCGACATCGAATCGATCCCCGGTCGTGCGCTCGAGTACGGCGCCGAGGCCGCGCGCCTGATCGACTGCAAGACCGCTCTGGTCGAGGAGGGCTTCGTCGCCCTCGCCTGCGGCGCCTTCCACATTCGCTCCGGCGGCAAGACGTACTTCAACACGACGCCCCTCGGCCGCGCGGTCACCGGCACGCTGCTGGTGCGCGCGATGAAGGAGGACGGCGTCGACATCTGGGGCGACGGCTCGACTTACAAGGGCAACGACATCGAGCGGTTCTACCGCTACGGACTGCTCGCGAACCCGCGTCTGCGCATCTACAAGCCGTGGCTCGACGCCGACTTCGTCACCGAACTCGGCGGCCGCAAGGAGATGAGCGACTGGCTCGTCGCCCACGACTTCCCGTACCGCGACTCCGCCGAGAAGGCGTACTCCACCGACGCGAACATCTGGGGCGCGACGCACGAGGCGAAGACGCTCGAGCACCTCGACGTCTCGCTCGAGACGGTCGACCCGATCATGGGCGTGAAGTTCTGGGACCCCTCCGTCGCGATCGAGACCGAAGACGTCACCGTCACCTTCGAGAAGGGGCGCCCGGTCGCGCTCAACGGCGTCGAGTACTCCGACCCGGTCGCGCTGGTGCTGGAGGCGAACACGATCGGCGGCCGCCACGGCCTCGGCATGAGCGACCAGATCGAGAACCGCATCATCGAGGCGAAGTCTCGCGGCATCTACGAGGCGCCCGCGATGGCACTGCTGTTCATCGCCTACGAGCGCCTGGTGAACGGCATCCTCAACGAAGACACCCTCGCCACGTACCACGAGCAGGGACGCCGTCTCGGGCGCCTGATGTACGAAGGCCGCTGGCTCGAGCCGCAGTCGCTGATGCTGCGCGAGTCGATCCAGCGCTGGGCCGGGTCCACGATCTCCGGCACCGTCACGATCCGCCTGCGTCGCGGTGACGACTGGACCATCCTCGACACGGTCTCCCCGAACCTTTCGTACGGCCCGGAGAAGCTCTCGATGGAGCGGGTCGGCGACGCCGCGTTCGGCCCGGTGGACCGCATCGGACAGCTCACGATGCGCAACCTCGACATCGCGGACTCGCGTGCCCGCCTCGAGCAGTACGCGGGGCTGGGTCTCGTGGGCGGTGCGACCGCCGAACTGGTCGGCCGCGTGACCGCCGGCGAATCCGGCGAGATCACGGAAGCCGTTCACGGCTCGATCTCCGAGGCCGACGAGTCGCTCGCGGATGCGGTGGACACGGCATCCGAGGGCGCGGCCTTCGACTCCGGCACCGACTGA
- a CDS encoding helix-turn-helix transcriptional regulator, with the protein MYSVETLTTRDPSQRIQGEWWMSQVSSLLAPHRVDLSTDCSADVVRQRSTRYQVVGWREECPGVARSPHQPHHVPPEVASFYIPFVNDTGALSVSGARDSGRPWGALVCADSELLELRDGNGFAYMALIIHRDRVRMPPPDNAGDPAPLHLDLSRGIGRILKDQLRLVHQERDHLDVTSFDLMLDHVVDLLVMLANPASTEPPTELSWALLASLRQIIRERAHDPALDGFALAARLGWSLRHVQTQLRLHGTTPSDLIREERLKVARRLLKDPESRALSIGQISTASGFRDLSTFSNSYQRRYGERPSATRVRRITTPVPTRAIAEKSEPLSILSIPAP; encoded by the coding sequence GTGTACTCGGTTGAGACGCTGACCACGCGCGACCCCTCGCAGCGGATCCAGGGTGAGTGGTGGATGAGTCAGGTGTCGTCGCTCCTCGCGCCGCATCGGGTCGATCTCTCCACGGACTGCTCCGCCGACGTCGTGCGCCAGCGATCCACCCGGTATCAGGTCGTCGGATGGCGTGAGGAGTGCCCGGGAGTGGCGCGTTCACCGCACCAGCCCCATCACGTTCCGCCCGAGGTGGCGTCCTTCTACATTCCCTTCGTCAACGACACCGGAGCTCTATCGGTCAGCGGCGCTCGCGATTCGGGGAGGCCTTGGGGCGCCCTGGTCTGTGCGGATTCCGAGCTTCTCGAGCTTCGCGACGGAAATGGCTTCGCCTATATGGCACTGATCATCCATCGCGACCGGGTCCGGATGCCTCCACCGGACAACGCCGGAGATCCCGCCCCCCTCCACCTCGATCTCAGTCGAGGCATCGGGCGAATCCTGAAGGACCAGCTCCGGCTCGTCCATCAGGAACGCGATCATCTGGATGTCACCTCATTCGACCTCATGCTCGACCACGTCGTCGACCTCCTGGTGATGCTCGCCAATCCCGCGTCGACGGAGCCCCCCACAGAGTTGTCCTGGGCGCTGCTCGCGTCGCTCCGGCAGATCATCCGGGAACGCGCCCATGACCCCGCGCTCGACGGCTTCGCGCTGGCCGCGCGCCTCGGGTGGTCCTTGCGACACGTGCAGACGCAACTTCGCCTGCACGGAACCACGCCATCCGACCTCATCCGGGAGGAGCGTCTCAAGGTCGCTCGGCGCCTCCTGAAGGACCCCGAGTCACGAGCACTGAGCATCGGGCAGATCTCAACCGCATCCGGGTTCCGCGACCTGAGCACCTTCAGTAACTCCTATCAACGACGCTATGGCGAACGGCCATCGGCCACGCGCGTGCGGCGGATCACCACTCCGGTACCGACGCGCGCGATCGCCGAGAAGTCGGAACCCTTGTCGATTCTCTCGATCCCGGCCCCATGA